Proteins from one Homalodisca vitripennis isolate AUS2020 chromosome 3, UT_GWSS_2.1, whole genome shotgun sequence genomic window:
- the LOC124356793 gene encoding uncharacterized protein LOC124356793 has protein sequence MKVFLILCILWIAVTDGNVVRRQTDITTSTRIPPANPEITTVYRVNCNCPFTPQYAPVCGSDGQSYGNKQILDCAVFCGANVTMVYSTACGSNRG, from the exons ATGAAGGTCTTCTTAATCTTGTGTATACTCTGGATTGCAG TGACAGATGGAAATGTAGTCAGACGTCAGACTGATATCACCACATCCACCAGGATCCCACCAGCTAATCCAGAGATAACCACGGTGTACAGGGTCAACTGCAACTGCCCCTTCACCCCTCAGTATGCCCCTGTCTGTGGCTCTGATGGCCAAAGCTACGGAAACAAGCAGATCCTTGATTGTGCTGTGTTTTGTGGAGCCA ATGTCACAATGGTGTACTCAACTGCTTGTGGATCCAATAGAGGATAA